A region of Cheilinus undulatus linkage group 10, ASM1832078v1, whole genome shotgun sequence DNA encodes the following proteins:
- the LOC121516118 gene encoding protocadherin beta-16-like produces the protein MSDRTMGRQVLLFSFVIQLSSVLAQVSYSIPEEMPSGSVVGNIVQDLGLDIKRLKSGKARVYTGDGAEYIELNRERGVLLVKDRIDREAICRETTPCAIHFQIILENPMEFYSITVEITDINDNPPAFEKNEVSFKISESAVVGAKFVLDRAIDLDVGKNGLQKYELKPTDNFVLKQANQGDATEKAEMVLQRPLDREKDELLSLVLTAFDGGDPQMSGTIRIFITILDANDNAPVFTQPTYAATVSENSPQGTVITSVTASDADYGVNGRIKYSITSSLNQAHSMFEINEETGEIRLTGNIDYEKARNYHLNIRANDEGGLTDSCKVIVEVIDINDNRPTINVMSTSNMISEHSEPNTVVAMMNVQDPDSNENGKVHCFINDNTPLTIKSTSNNFYSLVTDSDLDREVASEYNITVTCSDEGVPSLSSSVTVTLQISDVNDNAPVFDRSSYEASIVENNTPGLSIFTVRARDADWKQNARVSYILEDSSVNGVPVSSYVSVSADSGVINAVRSFDYEQIKDFQFRVRAQDGGSPPLSSNVTVRMLIQDQNDNPPQVLYPVQTGGSVVAEMVPRAADVGYLVTKVVAVDVDSGQNAWLSYKLQRATDRALFEVGSQNGEIRTIRQVSDKDAVKQRLTVIVEDNGQPSRSATVIVNVAVADSFPEVLSEFTDFTQDKEYNDNLTFYLVLALAVVSFLFITCLVVIISVKIYRWRQSRILYHSSLPVIPYYPPRYSDTLGTGTLQHVYNYEVCRTTDSRKSDCKFGRGGSQNVLIMDPSSTGTMQRIQSEKSILDEPDSPLEVRKKPF, from the coding sequence ATGTCGGACAGAACAATGGGACGGCAAGtactgctgttttcttttgtgaTTCAGCTCAGTTCAGTGTTAGCCCAAGTCAGCTACTCCATCCCCGAAGAAATGCCGAGTGGCTCTGTGGTCGGGAATATAGTTCAGGATTTGGGTCTAGATATAAAACGACTGAAATCGGGCAAAGCTCGTGTGTACACGGGAGATGGTGCCGAATACATCGAGCTGAATAGAGAACGAGGAGTCCTCCTTGTCAAAGACAGAATAGACAGGGAGGCTATTTGTAGAGAGACTACGCCTTGCGCGATACATTTCCAGATCATTTTAGAAAATCCGATGGAGTTTTACAGCATTACAGTCGAAATTACAGATATAAATGACAATCCTCCCGCTTTTGAGAAAAATGAAGTCAGTTTTAAGATCAGCGAATCGGCTGTGGTTGGGGCAAAATTTGTATTAGACAGAGCAATAGATCTGGATGTTGGTAAAAATGGTCTTCAAAAGTACGAGCTGAAACCTACCGATAATTTTGTGTTGAAACAGGCTAATCAAGGTGATGCCACAGAGAAAGCTGAAATGGTTTTACAGAGGCCTCTGGATAGAGAAAAGGACGAGTTGTTGTCTCTGGTTTTAACAGCTTTTGATGGAGGAGACCCGCAAATGTCAGGAACAATTCGGATTTTCATCACCATTTTAGATGCCAATGATAATGCACCTGTTTTTACACAGCCCACCTATGCAGCCACTGTTTCGGAAAATTCCCCACAGGGGACGGTTATCACCAGCGTTACTGCGTCAGATGCAGATTATGGAGTTAATGGGCGGATAAAATATTCAATCACAAGTAGTTTAAATCAAGCACATTCTATGTTTGAGATAAATGAAGAAACTGGTGAGATTAGATTAACAGGAAATATTGATTATGAAAAGGCTCGAAATTATCATCTTAACATACGTGCAAATGATGAAGGTGGACTAACAGATTCTTGTAAAGTCATTGTCGAAGTGATAGATATAAATGACAATAGACCAACCATAAATGTGATGTCAACATCTAATATGATATCTGAACACTCTGAACCGAACACTGTTGTAGCGATGATGAATGTGCAAGATCCAGATTCAAATGAAAACGGCAAAGTCCACTGTTTTATTAACGATAACACCCCTTTGACTATTAAGTCCACATCCAATAATTTCTATAGTTTAGTTACTGACAGCGATTTAGACAGAGAGGTCGCCTCTGAATATAACATCACAGTGACGTGTTCTGATGAGGGAGTGCCCTCCCTCTCCAGCAGCGTGACTGTCACCTTGCAGATCTCTGACGTGAATGACAACGCTCCTGTGTTTGACAGGAGCTCATATGAGGCCTCGATTGTAGAGAACAACACACCAGGCCTCTCTATATTCACAGTGAGAGCCAGAGACGCTGACTGGAAGCAGAATGCCCGTGTTTCTTACATCCTGGAGGACTCCTCAGTGAACGGAGTGCCAGTGTCCTCATATGTGTCGGTGAGTGCTGATAGTGGAGTCATCAATGCAGTGCGCTCTTTTGACTACGAGCAGATCAAAGACTTCCAGTTCCGTGTCAGAGCTCAGGATGGAGGCTCTCCTCCACTCAGCAGCAACGTGACAGTGAGAATGTTGATCCAGGACCAGAACGACAACCCCCCTCAGGTCCTGTACCCAGTCCAGACTGGAGGCTCAGTGGTGGCTGAGATGGTGCCTCGTGCAGCAGACGTGGGCTATCTGGTGACCAAAGTGGTGGCTGTTGATGTGGACTCTGGCCAGAATGCGTGGCTGTCGTATAAACTGCAGAGAGCCACAGACAGGGCGCTGTTTGAGGTGGGCTCCCAGAATGGAGAGATCAGAACTATCCGCCAAGTGAGTGATAAAGATGCAGTCAAACAGAGACTGACTGTTATCGTGGAGGACAACGGCCAGCCGTCTCGTTCAGCCACAGTCATTGTGAACGTGGCGGTGGCGGACAGCTTCCCTGAAGTGCTGTCTGAGTTCACTGACTTCACACAGGACAAGGAGTACAATGACAACCTGACGTTTTACTTGGTGCTGGCTCTGGCTGTGGTGTCGTTCCTGTTCATCACGTGTTTGGTGGTGATTATCTCAGTGAAAATCTACCGATGGAGACAGTCTCGCATCCTCTATCACTCCAGTCTTCCTGTGATTCCATATTATCCTCCACGTTACTCAGACACTCTGGGCACAGGGACTCTCCAGCACGTGTACAATTACGAGGTGTGCAGGACGACTGACTCGAGGAAGAGTGACTGTAAATTCGGCAGAGGTGGTAGTCAGAACGTGCTGATCATGGACCCCAGTTCAACAGGGACCATGCAGAGGATTCAGAGTGAGAAGAGCATCCTGGATGAACCAGACTCTCCTCTCGAGGTCAGAAAGAAACCGTTTTAA
- the LOC121516119 gene encoding protocadherin beta-16-like, whose translation MSSVRTMARQVLLFFSLVCLSCVLGQVTYSIPEEMTKGSVVGNIANDLGLDLKRLKLGKARVYTGGSVEYIGLNKDRGVLLIQERIDREALCGETTPCALHFQLILENPMELFRVTVEITDINDNTPSFTNAEKRFEISESAVIGSKFVLEKAVDPDIGMNGLQRYVLSSTDNFVLKAGSQADRSKRVEMVLQKPLDREKQEYISLLLTAVDGGEPQMSGTMQIFVHVLDVNDNAPTFAKPLYRAKIQENSPRGTSVTTVSASDKDIGSNGELSYLISTSDRHLTELFKVDPETGEIILIGELDYEKAKLYEIDVDVVDSGGLSDSSKVIVDVIDINDNNPLINVVSKSDSILEDSPPSTVIAMLSVNDPDSENNGEVKCNIDENIPFKIQTTLNGFYTLVTEVTLDREVASQYNITVTCSDEGVPSLSSSVTLTLQISDVNDNAPVFDRSSYEASIVENNTPGLSIFTVRARDADWKQNARVSYILEDSSVNGVPVSSYVSVSADSGVINAVRSFDYEQIKDFQFRVRAQDGGSPPLSSNVTVRMAIQDQNDNPPQVLYPVQTGGSVVAEMVPRAADVGYLVTKVVAVDVDSGQNAWLSYKLQRATDRALFEVGSQNGEIRTIRQVSDKDAVKQRLTVIVEDNGQPSRSATVIVNVAVADSFPEVLSEFTDFTQDKEYNDNLTFYLVLALAVVSFLFITCLVVIISVKIYRWRQSRILYHSSLPVIPYYPPRYSDTLGTGTLQHVYNYEVCRTTDSRKSDCKFGRGGSQNVLIMDPSSTGTMQRIQSEKSILDEPDSPLEVRKNK comes from the coding sequence ATGTCTTCCGTCAGGACAATGGCTCGGCAAGTACTGTTGTTCTTCTCGCTCGTGTGTCTCAGCTGCGTGCTCGGTCAGGTCACTTATTCTATTCCTGAAGAGATGACCAAAGGCTCTGTTGTCGGTAACATAGCGAATGATTTAGGTTTGGATCTGAAAAGGCTGAAATTAGGCAAAGCTCGTGTCTATACGGGCGGCAGTGTAGAATATATCGGGCTGAATAAAGACAGAGGAGTTCTCCTCATTCAGGAGAGGATCGACAGAGAGGCTTTGTGTGGGGAGACGACACCTTGTGCTTTACATTTCCAGTTAATTCTGGAAAACCCGATGGAATTGTTTCGTGTAACAGTGGAGATCACAGACATTAACGATAATACGCCCAGTTTTACAAATGCAGAGAAACGCTTTGAGATCAGCGAGTCTGCTGTGATTGGATCAAAATTCGTGTTAGAGAAAGCCGTTGATCCTGATATTGGAATGAATGGACTACAACGATATGTTCTTTCTTCGACTgacaattttgttttaaaagctgGAAGCCAGGCAGATCGAAGTAAAAGGGTAGAGATGGTACTGCAAAAGCCTCTCGACAGAGAGAAGCAGGAATATATATCACTGTTGTTAACAGCTGTAGATGGAGGAGAGCCGCAAATGTCAGGGACAATGCAGATATTTGTTCATGTATTAGATGTGAATGATAATGCACCGACATTTGCCAAGCCATTATATCgagcaaaaatacaagaaaattcCCCCAGAGGCACCAGTGTGACGACTGTGAGTGCATCTGATAAAGACATAGGCTCAAACGGAGAATTATCTTATCTCATATCTACCAGCGACCGCcatttaactgaactttttaAGGTTGATCCAGAAACAGGTGAAATTATCCTGATTGGAGAATTAGACTATGAAAAAGCAAAGCTGTATGAAATTGATGTCGACGTTGTTGACAGTGGGGGACTCTCTGATTCATCCAAAGTTATAGTAGATGTGATTGATATCAATGACAACAATCCTCTGATAAACGTTGTTTCTAAATCTGACTCTATTTTAGAGGACTCCCCTCCAAGCACCGTTATTGCTATGTTGAGTGTAAATGATCCAGATTCAGAAAATAACGGAGAGGTGAAGTGTAATATAGACGAAAATATCCCGTTCAAAATCCAAACTACGTTGAATGGATTTTACACTCTAGTTACAGAGGTCACATTAGACAGAGAGGTTGCGTCTCAGTATAACATCACAGTGACGTGCTCTGATGAGGGAGTGCCCTCCCTCTCCAGCAGCGTGACTCTCACCTTGCAGATCTCTGACGTGAATGACAACGCTCCTGTGTTTGACAGGAGCTCATATGAGGCCTCGATTGTAGAGAACAACACACCAGGCCTCTCTATATTCACAGTGAGAGCCAGAGACGCTGACTGGAAGCAGAATGCCCGTGTTTCTTACATCCTGGAGGACTCCTCAGTGAACGGAGTGCCAGTGTCCTCATATGTGTCTGTGAGTGCTGATAGTGGAGTCATCAATGCAGTGCGCTCTTTTGACTACGAGCAGATCAAAGACTTCCAGTTCCGCGTCAGAGCTCAGGATGGAGGCTCTCCTCCACTCAGCAGTAATGTTACAGTGAGAATGGCGATCCAGGACCAGAACGACAACCCCCCTCAGGTCCTGTACCCAGTCCAGACTGGAGGCTCAGTGGTGGCTGAGATGGTTCCTCGTGCAGCAGACGTGGGCTATCTGGTGACCAAAGTGGTGGCTGTTGATGTGGACTCTGGCCAGAATGCGTGGCTGTCGTATAAACTGCAGAGAGCCACAGACAGGGCGCTGTTTGAGGTGGGCTCCCAGAATGGAGAGATCAGAACTATCCGCCAAGTGAGTGATAAAGATGCAGTCAAACAGAGACTGACTGTTATCGTGGAGGACAACGGCCAGCCGTCTCGTTCAGCCACAGTCATTGTGAACGTGGCGGTGGCGGACAGCTTCCCTGAAGTGCTGTCTGAGTTCACTGACTTCACACAGGACAAGGAGTACAATGACAACCTGACTTTTTACTTGGTGCTGGCTCTGGCTGTGGTGTCGTTCCTGTTCATCACGTGTTTGGTGGTGATTATCTCAGTGAAAATCTACCGATGGAGACAGTCTCGCATCCTCTATCACTCCAGTCTTCCTGTGATTCCATATTATCCTCCACGTTACTCAGACACTCTGGGCACAGGGACTCTCCAGCACGTGTACAATTACGAGGTGTGCAGGACGACTGACTCGAGGAAGAGTGACTGTAAGTTCGGCAGAGGTGGTAGTCAGAACGTGCTGATCATGGACCCCAGTTCAACAGGGACCATGCAGAGGATTCAGAGTGAGAAGAGCATCCTGGATGAACCAGACTCTCCTCTCGAGgtcagaaaaaacaaataa
- the LOC121516301 gene encoding protocadherin beta-16-like translates to MRRQVLLFFSVLSLASVLGQVSYSIPEEMEKGSLVCNIAQDLGLDVKRLKSGRARIHSGDSAEYIELNRERGVLLIKERIDRETLCGETTPCALHLQMILENPIELFRITIEITDVNDNAPRFASSEKRFEISESAVIGSKFVLEKAIDADIGTNDLQSYALNPTNNFALKLENQADGSKKIEMVLQKPLDREQQEHISLLLTALDGGQPRMSGTMQITVHVLDINDNAPVFTKSVYKATITENSPKGTSVITVSASDKDGGSNGEISYSISNSMRRLSDLFQIDRKSGQVILIGEIDYEKSKIFQIDIEAIDNGGLSDSSKIIIDVTDVNDNSPQIKTLSKSDSILEDSPENTVIAMLSVNDPDSEKNGEVKCTINDDIPFKIQNTMNGFYSLVTEVLLDREVASEYNITVTCSDEGVPSLSSSVTLTLQISDVNDNAPVFDRSSYEASIVENNTPGLSIFTVRARDADWKQNARVSYILEDSSVNGVPVSSYVSVSADSGVINAVRSFDYEQIKDFQFGVRAQDGGSPPLSSNVTVRVVIQDQNDNPPQVLYPVQTGGSVVAEMVPRAADVGYLVTKVVAVDVDSGQNAWLSYKLQRATDRALFEVGSQNGEIRTIRQVSDKDAVKQRLTVIVEDNGQPSRSATVIVNVAVADSFPEVLSEFTDFTQDKEYNDNLTFYLVLALAVVSFLFITCLVVIISVKIYRWRQSRILYHSSLPVIPYYPPRYSDTLGTGTLQHVYNYEVCRTTDSRKSDCKFGRGGSQNVLIMDPSSTGTMQRIQSEKSILDEPDSPLEVRK, encoded by the coding sequence ATGAGACGGCAAGTACTGTTGTTCTTTTCGGTTCTCTCCCTCGCCTCAGTCCTCGGACAGGTCAGCTACTCCATTCCTGAGGAAATGGAAAAAGGCTCCTTGGTCTGTAATATAGCGCAGGATTTGGGATTAGACGTGAAAAGACTTAAGTCAGGCAGGGCTCGTATTCACTCGGGGGACAGCGCAGAATATATCGAGCTGAACAGAGAAAGAGGAGTCCTCCTCATCAAAGAAAGGATAGACAGAGAGACGCTGTGTGGGGAAACGACGCCCTGTGCTTTACATTTACAGATGATTTTAGAAAATCCGATCGAACTGTTTCGCATAACGATTGAAATCACAGATGTAAACGACAACGCGCCTAGGTTTGCATCGAGCGAGAAACGTTTTGAAATCAGCGAGTCTGCTGttattggttcaaaatttgTGTTGGAAAAAGCCATCGATGCTGATATTGGCACAAATGATCTTCAGAGCTATGCGCTTAATCCAACAAACAACTTTGCATTAAAACTAGAGAACCAAGCAGACGGAAGTAAGAAGATAGAAATGGTTCTGCAGAAGCCTCTAGATCGAGAGCAGCAGGAGCACATATCGCTTTTATTAACTGCACTTGACGGCGGACAGCCGCGTATGTCAGGGACAATGCAGATAACTGTTCATGTATTAGATATAAACGACAATGCGCCGGTTTTTACCAAATCAGTTTACAAAGCAACAATCACGGAAAATTCCCCCAAGGGAACCAGTGTTATAACTGTAAGTGCCTCTGACAAAGACGGAGGCTCgaatggagaaatatcatacTCAATTTCAAATAGCATGCGTAGATTATCAGACTTATTTCAGATTGACAGGAAATCAGGACAAGTTATTTTGATTGGTGAAATAGATTATGAGAAATCGAAGATCTTTCAAATTGATATTGAAGCAATAGATAACGGAGGACTCTCTGATTCCAGTAAGATTATCATTGATGTCACTGATGTGAATGACAACAGTCCTCAGATTAAAACACTCTCTAAATCAGACAGCATTTTAGAAGACTCTCCAGAGAACACAGTCATTGCTATGCTGAGTGTAAATGACCCTGACTCCGAGAAGAATGGAGAGGTGAAATGCACCATTAATGATGATATtccttttaaaatacaaaataccaTGAATGGATTTTATAGTTTAGTTACAGAAGTGCTTCTGGACAGAGAAGTAGCCTCTGAGTATAACATCACAGTGACGTGCTCTGATGAGGGAGTGCCCTCCCTCTCCAGCAGCGTGACTCTCACCTTGCAGATCTCTGACGTGAATGACAACGCTCCTGTGTTTGACAGGAGCTCATATGAGGCCTCGATTGTAGAGAACAACACACCAGGCCTCTCTATATTCACAGTGAGAGCCAGAGACGCTGACTGGAAGCAGAATGCCCGTGTTTCTTACATCCTGGAGGACTCCTCAGTGAACGGAGTGCCAGTGTCCTCATATGTGTCTGTGAGTGCTGATAGTGGAGTCATCAATGCAGTGCGCTCTTTTGACTACGAGCAGATCAAAGACTTCCAGTTCGGCGTCAGAGCTCAGGATGGAGGCTCTCCTCCACTCAGCAGCAACGTGACAGTCAGAGTGGTGATCCAGGACCAGAATGATAACCCCCCTCAGGTCCTGTACCCAGTCCAGACTGGAGGCTCAGTGGTGGCTGAGATGGTGCCTCGTGCAGCAGACGTGGGCTATCTGGTGACCAAAGTGGTGGCTGTTGATGTGGACTCTGGCCAGAATGCGTGGCTGTCGTATAAACTGCAGAGAGCCACAGACAGGGCGCTGTTTGAGGTGGGCTCCCAGAATGGAGAGATCAGAACTATCCGCCAAGTGAGTGATAAAGATGCAGTCAAACAGAGACTGACTGTTATCGTGGAGGACAACGGCCAGCCGTCTCGTTCAGCCACAGTCATTGTGAACGTGGCGGTGGCGGACAGCTTCCCTGAAGTGCTGTCTGAGTTCACTGACTTCACACAGGACAAGGAGTACAATGACAACCTGACGTTTTACTTGGTGCTGGCTCTGGCTGTGGTGTCGTTCCTGTTCATCACGTGTTTGGTGGTGATTATCTCAGTGAAAATCTACCGATGGAGACAGTCTCGCATCCTCTATCACTCCAGTCTTCCTGTGATTCCATATTATCCTCCACGTTACTCAGACACTCTGGGCACAGGGACTCTCCAGCACGTGTACAATTACGAGGTGTGCAGGACGACTGACTCGAGGAAGAGTGACTGTAAGTTCGGCAGAGGTGGTAGTCAGAACGTGCTGATCATGGACCCCAGTTCAACAGGGACCATGCAGAGGATTCAGAGTGAGAAGAGCATCCTGGATGAACCAGACTCTCCTTTAGAGGTCAGAAAGTAG